One part of the Ziziphus jujuba cultivar Dongzao chromosome 2, ASM3175591v1 genome encodes these proteins:
- the LOC107418824 gene encoding peptidyl-tRNA hydrolase, mitochondrial translates to MCVYNRNMNFRVGNFISISSIAIVRSPSSNLCFRRSKTLLSSPPSTFPLRTMSQLSNSAPSAIASDAAPPPEPKKPWLVVGLGNPGKKYQGTRHNIGFEMVDAIAEAEGIPITSVSFKALLGKGFIGDVPIMLAKPQTFMNSSGESVGAIAKYYKIPLKQVLVIFDDLDLPFARLKLLPKGGHGGHNGMKSIIDHFKGSRDFPRLRIGIGRPPGKMDPVNFVLRPFTKQEREELNFTFHDGVEALRILLLQGFDKSATFVNSAKPMEQLG, encoded by the exons atgtgtgtatataacaGAAATATGAATTTTCGTGTTGGTAATTTTATCTCCATATCATCCATTGCCATCGTTCGGTCGCCGAGTTCGAACCTTTGCTTTCGTCGTTCTAAAACCCTATTGTCCTCTCCACCTTCAACTTTTCCTCTCCGGACAATGTCTCAGCTGTCGAATTCAGCTCCTTCAGCAATTGCCTCTGACGCCGCGCCGCCGCCGGAGCCCAAGAAGCCCTGGCTCGTCGTCGGGCTTGGAAACCCCGGCAAGAAGTACCAAGGCACACGCCACAAT atTGGTTTTGAGATGGTTGATGCTATTGCTGAAGCTGAAGGAATACCTATTACCAGTGTTTCCTTCAAAGCCCTACTTGGAAAAG GTTTTATTGGAGATGTTCCAATTATGCTTGCCAAACCACAAACTTTCATGAACTCAAGTGGTGAGTCT GTTGGAGCTATTGCCAAATATTACAAGATTCCATTAAAGCAAGTTCTCGTG ATTTTTGATGACCTAGATTTGCCTTTTGCAAGACTAAAGCTATTGCCAAAGGGTGGACATGGAGGACACAACGG GATGAAGAGTATCATTGATCACTTTAAAGGGAGCCGTGATTTTCCACGGTTGAGAATTG GCATAGGCAGGCCTCCTGGGAAAATGGATCCTGTCAACTTTGTTCTTCGTCCATTCACTAAACAAGAACGTGAAGAG TTGAATTTTACATTTCATGACGGTGTAGAAGCACTTCGGATTCTTTTGCTTCAGGGGTTTGATAAAAGTGCAACATTTGTAAACAGCGCCAAACCCATGGAACAACTTGGATAG